A stretch of Brassica rapa cultivar Chiifu-401-42 chromosome A08, CAAS_Brap_v3.01, whole genome shotgun sequence DNA encodes these proteins:
- the LOC103835085 gene encoding ubiquitin carboxyl-terminal hydrolase 3 — MGAAGSKLEKALGDQFPEGERYFGFENFGNTCYCNSVLQALYFCVPFREQLLEYYTSNKSVADSEENLMTCLADLFSQISSQKKKTGVIAPKRFVQRLKKQNELFRSYMHQDAHEFLNYLLNEVVDILEKEAKATTKPERETSSSSSPEKIANGPKAPLANGVHKEPVVTWVHNIFQGILTNETRCLRCETVTARDETFLDLSLDIEQNSSITSCLKNFSSTETLHAEDKFFCDKCCSLQEAQKRMKIKKPPHILVIHLKRFKYMEQLGRYKKLSYRVVFPLELKLSNTVEPYTDVEYSLFAVVVHVGSGPNHGHYVSLVKSHNHWLFFDDENVEMIEESAVQTFFGSSQEYSSNTDHGYILFYESLGPTTK, encoded by the exons ATGGGCGCCGCGGGGTCCAAACTCGAGAAAGCTCTCGGCGACCAGTTCCCCGAAGGCGAGCGCTACTTCGGCTTCGAGAATTTCGGCAACACTTGTTACTGCAACAGCGTTTTGCAG GCTCTTTATTTTTGTGTTCCCTTTCGTGAACAATTGCTCGAGTACTATACCAGCAATAAAAGCGTCGCAGATTCTGAAGAGAATCTTATGACTTGCCTTGCTGACTTATTTTCTCAG ATAAGTTCACAGAAGAAGAAAACAGGCGTTATTGCGCCTAAGCGATTCGTACAAAGGTTGAAGAAACAGAACGAGCTGTTCCGGAGTTATATGCACCAG GATGCACATGAGTTCCTGAACTATTTGCTGAACGAAGTTGTTGACATACTGGAGAAAGAGGCAAAAGCTACTACAAAACCTGAACGTGAaacctcatcatcatcatcccctGAAAAGATTGCAAACGGACCCAAAGCTCCCCTGGCAAATGGTGTGCACAAAGAGCCTGTTGTTACTTGGGTCCACAATATCTTTCAG GGCATACTTACCAACGAGACCAGGTGTCTACGATGCGAGACAGTGACAGCAAGAGACGAAACGTTCCTGGATCTAAGCCTTGATATTGAGCAGAACAGTTCGATAACTAGCTGTTTGAAAAACTTCAGCTCAACAGAGACTCTTCACGCTGAAGACAAATTCTTCTGTGACAAATGCTGCAG CTTACAAGAAGCACAAAAGAGGATGAAGATCAAGAAACCACCACACATCTTAGTCATCCATCTAAAACGGTTCAAGTACATGGAGCAGCTAGGCCGATACAAGAAGCTATCTTACCGAGTCGTTTTCCCTCTGGAGCTAAAACTGAGCAACACGGTGGAGCCATACACAGACGTGGAGTACTCGCTCTTTGCGGTGGTGGTTCACGTGGGAAGCGGACCGAACCATGGTCATTACGTGAGCCTAGTGAAAAGCCATAACCATTGGCTATTCTTTGATGATGAGAACGTGGAGATGATTGAAGAATCAGCAGTGCAAACGTTCTTTGGATCGTCTCAGGAGTATTCGAGCAATACTGATCATGGTTACATCTTGTTCTATGAGAGCCTTGGACCAACAACAAAGTGA